The nucleotide window GGGCGGCGCCACCTGCGACACCGTCACGGCCAGCGTGCCCGCCGGAGGGTCGGCCCAGGCTCAGGTGACCTGCACGTCGTAGGGTCGACCTACGGCCCCATGGCACCGATGGGGATAACGGCGACGCCGTCGTCCAGGACGTACCCGTAGCCGGTCGCCGTGATTACGCCCAAGGTGGCGGGCGCGCCGCACCTGGAGGTGTCCACCCGATCGCGGAACTTCCGCAGGTTCTGCGCGGCGTCATCGACGCGCGCGCTCCCGAGCTTGATCTCGAAGGCCGCCCAACGACCATCCCGTGCTTCGACCACCGCGTCGACCTCGAGGCCCGTATTGTCCCGGTAGTGTAGCACGGTCGCATCGGTTGCCTGGGCGTAGATCCGAAGGTCCCGGGTCACCATCGATTCGAACAGGAATCCGAGCAGGTTCAGGTCGTCCAGGAGCCGCCCGGGCGTCGCCCGCAGCGCGGCTACGGCAACGGACGGATCCACGAAGTGCCGCTTGGCGCCGATTCTGATCCGCGACCTCGAGCGGAGGTGCGGAGCCCAGGCCGGTTGATCCTCCACGATCATCAACCGATCGAGGGCTGCCAGATATTCGCGCACCGTGTCGAGGTCGAGGCTGCCTTCAGCGCCTCCCGCATCGCGCGCAATCACGGCGTTGCTTGCGTATGTCGCGACGTGGCGGGCTAGAGAACGGATGAGCCGGCCCACCTTCGCGGGATCTCTGCGGGTTGCATCGACCCTTCCCACGTCCACCCGGCGAACCTCCTCGATGTAATCCCGGACCGCCCTGACGGCCGGTCCATCGGCCAGGCCGGCGTGCCCGGGCCACCCCCCGCGAGCCACCCGCACGGCGAGGTCGGGCACGGTCAGACCGGGGTCGGAGCACCGGGGAGCGACGCCTTCGAGCAGTGCACCGAGAGACACGGCGCCGGTGGAGTGACCCGACTCGTACAGACTCATCGTGCGCATCCTCACGCGCGCGAGCCGGCCGGCGCCGGTGTGGCGGGTCACATCATCCGCGGGCACCGCGGATCCGGTCAGGATGAACTGTCCGGGCTCTCCCCGGTCGTCGATCGTGCGGCGAATCTGGTTCCAGATCGCCGGTTCCAGCTGCCACTCGTCGATCAGACGGGGCACGGCGCCAGCAAGTACCAGTCCGGGATCCACAACGGCCGCCTGGCGCGCATTCGCATCGACGT belongs to Gemmatimonadota bacterium and includes:
- a CDS encoding DUF4143 domain-containing protein; amino-acid sequence: MDYQPRVVDAELQARLASTGGVVVEGPKACGKTTTGRRFAQSEVLLDVDANARQAAVVDPGLVLAGAVPRLIDEWQLEPAIWNQIRRTIDDRGEPGQFILTGSAVPADDVTRHTGAGRLARVRMRTMSLYESGHSTGAVSLGALLEGVAPRCSDPGLTVPDLAVRVARGGWPGHAGLADGPAVRAVRDYIEEVRRVDVGRVDATRRDPAKVGRLIRSLARHVATYASNAVIARDAGGAEGSLDLDTVREYLAALDRLMIVEDQPAWAPHLRSRSRIRIGAKRHFVDPSVAVAALRATPGRLLDDLNLLGFLFESMVTRDLRIYAQATDATVLHYRDNTGLEVDAVVEARDGRWAAFEIKLGSARVDDAAQNLRKFRDRVDTSRCGAPATLGVITATGYGYVLDDGVAVIPIGAMGP